The proteins below are encoded in one region of Planctopirus limnophila DSM 3776:
- a CDS encoding carboxypeptidase regulatory-like domain-containing protein has translation MLILHLLPRLCCFYAFLTLLAGCGGPSVTLVPVVGTVYLDDQPLAKAKIVFTPAEGRASFATTDTQGQYKLLYTADLAGAVTGKHRVTISTLIEPDPESSIEERKLGQVEKVPAKYNKHSTLEMEVSKADREPMDFKLSSKD, from the coding sequence ATGTTGATCCTCCATCTGCTCCCGCGTTTATGCTGCTTTTACGCGTTTCTCACCCTTTTGGCAGGCTGTGGTGGTCCTTCGGTCACGCTGGTTCCTGTTGTTGGAACGGTCTATCTGGATGATCAGCCTTTAGCCAAGGCGAAAATCGTCTTCACTCCTGCTGAGGGAAGAGCTTCGTTTGCCACGACAGATACCCAGGGACAGTACAAACTCCTTTACACGGCTGACCTGGCTGGTGCTGTCACCGGAAAGCATCGGGTCACGATCAGTACGTTGATTGAGCCCGATCCAGAATCATCGATTGAAGAGCGGAAACTCGGCCAGGTCGAGAAAGTTCCTGCGAAGTACAACAAGCATTCCACACTCGAAATGGAAGTCTCCAAGGCTGATCGTGAGCCAATGGATTTCAAGCTCTCATCAAAAGATTAG
- a CDS encoding acyl-CoA desaturase — translation MSPTSLVPPAPNESAVTDHLNHTEPAQSAECSAVDAAPLDTAPLDAAPLDAAPSQLVADTLVAPQLTIEDRVRASRASSVRVVGENNPALTTMYESYSPRQLRWDNIDWPVVGWLVLMHAGAIAAPFFFTWTALGVFLVMHWLTGSIGICLAYHRCLSHRSLRLRQPFRFLCTLCGVLSGEGSPLFWTATHRLHHQRSDHEGDPHSPFDGQWWSHIAWLFVRRSPEAKAMVMRRYVPDLIKDPMLQFFERYYGLILIGSGAFFFGIGFLAGGLDWYTGLSVMLWGLCLRMTLVYHGTWFVNSATHLWGYRNYDTRDASKNLWWVAIFAYGEGWHNNHHAHPNVAPAGHKWWEFDITWWSIKALRAIGMAYDIDDRIPQNRSAAEGC, via the coding sequence ATGTCCCCTACCTCGCTCGTCCCACCTGCTCCCAACGAATCTGCGGTGACTGATCACCTCAACCATACAGAACCAGCTCAGTCTGCTGAATGCTCGGCTGTTGATGCTGCACCATTGGATACAGCACCTCTCGACGCTGCTCCCCTGGATGCTGCACCCAGCCAGCTGGTGGCTGACACACTGGTTGCTCCTCAGCTCACCATCGAAGATCGTGTCCGGGCTTCTCGTGCCAGTTCAGTGCGAGTGGTCGGCGAAAACAATCCAGCGCTGACAACAATGTACGAATCGTACAGCCCCAGGCAGCTTCGCTGGGATAACATTGACTGGCCCGTGGTCGGCTGGCTCGTGCTGATGCATGCCGGTGCCATCGCTGCTCCATTTTTCTTTACCTGGACAGCGCTGGGTGTCTTCCTGGTCATGCACTGGCTCACGGGAAGCATTGGCATTTGCCTGGCTTATCACCGCTGTCTGTCACATCGCTCGCTGCGGTTGCGTCAGCCATTCCGTTTCCTCTGCACACTCTGCGGAGTCCTTTCCGGCGAAGGCTCGCCTCTGTTCTGGACAGCCACTCATCGCCTGCACCATCAGCGGTCTGATCACGAAGGTGATCCTCACTCGCCATTCGATGGACAGTGGTGGTCGCACATTGCCTGGTTGTTTGTCCGCCGCTCACCAGAAGCTAAGGCCATGGTCATGCGCCGCTATGTCCCTGATCTGATCAAGGACCCCATGCTCCAGTTCTTCGAACGCTACTATGGGCTCATCCTCATTGGTTCAGGAGCATTCTTCTTCGGCATCGGTTTTCTGGCGGGTGGCCTCGACTGGTACACCGGTCTGTCTGTCATGCTCTGGGGTCTGTGCCTCCGTATGACACTCGTTTATCACGGTACCTGGTTCGTGAACTCCGCCACACACCTGTGGGGTTACCGCAACTACGACACTCGCGATGCCTCCAAGAACCTCTGGTGGGTTGCCATTTTCGCCTATGGTGAAGGCTGGCATAACAATCATCACGCTCACCCCAACGTCGCTCCTGCCGGCCACAAGTGGTGGGAATTCGATATCACCTGGTGGTCGATCAAGGCCCTGAGAGCCATTGGCATGGCTTACGATATCGATGATCGCATTCCACAAAATCGCTCGGCCGCTGAAGGCTGCTAA
- a CDS encoding Gfo/Idh/MocA family protein has product MDRRDFLSSTTTAGLLGSTTLWIDPARGELPSSLQDSSAVPKKKRRVAAIGVGWYGKCDLLRLMQVEPVDVVALCDVDSQMLANAAELMTSRGKLEKPPALYSDYRQLLAEAKPDIVLIATPDHWHALTMIAAVEAGADVYVQKPTSVDIAESQSMLAATRKHGRVVQVGTQRRSTPHIAEAKQKFIDTGMLGKIGLVEVYCYYHMRAKDNPPITEPPQNLDYEMWAGPAPKRPYSTLIHPRRWRAFTEYGNGIMGDMCIHMLDTARFMLGLGWPQAVSSVGGIYVDRQSQANIPDTQTATFDFGDLDVVWQHRSYGSTPDPKYPWGVTIYGDKGTLKVSVMSYDFIPQGRGEAVHKDVTYELEEYPEDKTEKDLEKHVAPAIRAHMRNFLKAIDERSKPIADIEEGHISTVSCLLANLSLELGRTLRWDAVNGLVVDDAEANSRLARPYRAPWVHPGVKLS; this is encoded by the coding sequence ATGGATCGACGTGACTTTCTGAGTTCGACCACAACCGCAGGCCTGCTGGGTTCCACGACACTTTGGATCGATCCGGCTCGAGGAGAGTTGCCCTCATCCTTGCAGGATTCTTCTGCTGTACCGAAGAAGAAACGTCGCGTGGCAGCCATTGGTGTGGGCTGGTACGGCAAATGTGATCTGTTGCGATTGATGCAGGTGGAGCCAGTTGATGTCGTCGCTCTCTGTGATGTCGATTCGCAGATGCTGGCGAATGCCGCCGAGTTGATGACCTCGCGTGGAAAGCTCGAAAAGCCACCGGCACTTTACAGTGATTATCGGCAGTTGCTGGCTGAGGCCAAGCCCGACATTGTGCTGATTGCGACGCCGGATCACTGGCATGCCTTGACGATGATTGCGGCTGTCGAAGCGGGTGCCGATGTCTATGTTCAGAAGCCGACGAGTGTCGATATTGCCGAGAGCCAGTCGATGCTGGCGGCTACCCGGAAGCACGGGCGCGTGGTGCAGGTGGGGACACAGCGTCGCAGTACGCCTCATATTGCCGAGGCCAAGCAGAAGTTCATCGATACGGGCATGCTGGGAAAAATCGGCCTCGTCGAGGTCTATTGCTATTACCACATGCGGGCTAAAGACAATCCGCCGATCACAGAGCCGCCACAAAACCTCGATTATGAAATGTGGGCAGGCCCGGCACCCAAACGGCCTTATTCGACACTCATTCATCCCCGCAGATGGCGGGCCTTTACCGAGTATGGCAATGGAATCATGGGGGACATGTGCATTCACATGCTCGATACTGCCCGGTTTATGCTGGGGTTGGGCTGGCCCCAAGCGGTTTCATCCGTCGGTGGGATCTATGTGGATCGCCAGAGCCAGGCCAACATTCCCGATACACAGACTGCGACATTCGATTTCGGCGATCTGGATGTAGTCTGGCAACATCGCAGTTACGGCTCGACACCCGACCCGAAGTATCCGTGGGGAGTAACGATTTATGGCGACAAAGGAACTCTCAAAGTCAGCGTCATGAGCTACGACTTCATACCTCAGGGAAGAGGCGAAGCTGTTCATAAAGATGTCACCTACGAACTCGAAGAGTATCCCGAAGACAAGACCGAGAAGGATCTCGAAAAGCATGTGGCACCGGCGATTCGTGCTCACATGCGGAACTTTCTCAAGGCGATCGATGAGCGATCAAAGCCCATTGCCGACATTGAGGAAGGGCATATCTCGACCGTGAGTTGCCTGCTGGCAAATCTTTCGCTGGAGTTAGGCCGCACACTCCGTTGGGATGCAGTGAACGGGCTGGTTGTCGATGATGCCGAAGCCAACAGCCGCCTGGCCAGGCCTTATCGTGCGCCATGGGTGCATCCTGGCGTGAAGCTGAGTTGA
- a CDS encoding sensor histidine kinase: MSALFRKRRTLHLPITLSVTLIVLNVTLMVVWIVLFAQNTWWAALVLGVVVFTLILTGLSIYMVLMIKEVRLNQRQANFVDAVTHELKSPIASLSLHLETLSLRSLSDDQRQKFYATMERELERLDHLITQLLDVGRLNATGTQAASTDLILDTLLRSVAHEVAGHYRKEVTEIFQFDLDTAVLRAPQIVVETIFRNLFDNAIKYGGHPPLIFVEVRAVDHARIVIRVTDNGAGVAPEDRKRIFQMFYRAGNELQRRTKGTGLGLYIVQTLVRQLNGRIHVHPVNNHSWSLSSVRSGLKDLEGKPLETGTTFELILPGRVII; this comes from the coding sequence ATGAGTGCCCTCTTTCGAAAACGTCGCACGCTGCACCTGCCGATTACACTCAGCGTGACTCTGATCGTGCTGAACGTAACTTTAATGGTTGTATGGATTGTGCTGTTCGCCCAGAACACATGGTGGGCAGCACTCGTGCTGGGCGTGGTGGTTTTCACGCTGATACTCACCGGCCTTTCCATCTACATGGTGCTCATGATCAAAGAAGTCAGGCTCAATCAAAGGCAGGCCAATTTTGTCGATGCCGTCACTCATGAACTGAAATCACCCATTGCTTCACTCAGTCTGCATCTGGAAACCTTGAGTCTGCGCAGTCTTTCCGATGATCAGAGGCAGAAGTTTTATGCCACCATGGAACGCGAACTCGAGCGACTGGATCATCTCATTACACAACTGCTCGATGTCGGACGGCTCAATGCGACGGGGACTCAGGCCGCTTCCACCGACTTGATTCTCGATACACTTTTACGATCTGTCGCTCATGAGGTGGCAGGGCATTACCGCAAAGAAGTCACGGAGATTTTCCAATTTGATCTTGATACAGCAGTCCTTCGAGCACCTCAAATTGTCGTAGAAACCATATTTCGGAATCTCTTCGACAATGCCATCAAGTATGGTGGACATCCTCCGCTGATCTTTGTCGAAGTTCGTGCGGTGGATCATGCCCGGATCGTGATCCGCGTGACCGACAACGGAGCGGGCGTCGCCCCCGAAGATCGCAAGCGGATTTTTCAAATGTTCTACCGTGCGGGTAACGAACTGCAGAGACGAACCAAAGGGACAGGGCTGGGTCTGTATATTGTTCAGACATTAGTCCGGCAGTTGAATGGAAGAATTCACGTTCACCCAGTCAATAATCACTCTTGGAGCCTTTCCAGTGTGCGTTCCGGGCTGAAAGATCTGGAAGGCAAACCTCTGGAAACGGGCACCACCTTCGAATTGATCCTTCCAGGACGGGTCATCATATGA
- a CDS encoding diguanylate cyclase has product MTLTSDSAVLDLVTSAGNGDVVPYTSYPLDSSRVLLGLVNLVRRAERDTAPERADANLCGLISPRVFRSLLNSLLFRDPATLRHSQRVGRLATGLAKYLGWEDRNLRAIQIAALLHDLGKVGVPDSILFKPARLNSDELRLMTKSYLIGVDLLEMCRVDPLIIRIITDSHHRYSREPGANATFSDIHQGARILVVADAYESLSNDQVFRRAKAHDEILKLLNENAGTQFDGNIVSALQRWIHTYGPPALDGTMNDDDSLIHYYQPASDAELAEAANLSHLFSYLQTLDELYDGFSIIDCSRRMLVWNRGAVKTHRRPAREVLNTIWKPQVFGYADDRGVPLATSQCPLEAIFATGSSYAATLNMTDGEGEPVSVELQAFPLIDRNQRLQAVAEIYRRTERDETSHVSPEVHALKMMASRDALTRVANRGELDSQIEQLLKKYNSESQNEVFSVIFVDADHFKSINDKHGHTVGDQVLVELARLLQHESYSGEIIGRYGGEEFIVLCPATDVELAVRKSERFRMSIQSMRFADYPSLRITASFGVSQVVNGDTVASLVERADKALYQAKQTGRNRTCHLMTTDSRRSAHRFSTDEEEDPLRLIQRFYIGVGQSVVPKMAGFVEAHRAKLLVVEPGRVKMQCGQGTIFGMWGWTNSTRPVILEIVLPELVEEQRGHASRRGPNSPEAICVTIQPKGRPNSQAIFQNRAKLLMQDLKSYLVPCDRQPGIGG; this is encoded by the coding sequence ATGACGTTAACGTCGGATTCCGCTGTATTGGATCTCGTAACATCCGCTGGAAACGGTGATGTTGTACCGTACACTTCGTATCCACTCGATTCCTCGCGCGTGCTGTTAGGGCTGGTGAATCTTGTCCGTCGGGCTGAACGTGATACGGCTCCCGAACGGGCTGATGCGAATCTTTGTGGCTTAATCAGTCCTCGTGTTTTTCGCAGTCTGCTGAACAGCCTTTTGTTCCGTGACCCGGCCACACTCCGGCATAGCCAGCGTGTGGGTCGACTGGCCACTGGCCTGGCCAAATATCTGGGATGGGAAGACCGCAATCTCAGAGCCATTCAGATTGCCGCATTGTTGCACGATCTCGGCAAGGTTGGTGTGCCGGATAGTATTCTTTTCAAGCCGGCTCGTTTGAACTCTGATGAACTGCGCCTGATGACGAAAAGTTATCTGATTGGCGTTGATCTTTTGGAAATGTGCCGGGTTGATCCACTGATTATTCGCATCATCACCGATTCCCATCATCGCTATTCGCGTGAACCAGGAGCGAATGCCACATTCAGCGATATTCATCAGGGGGCACGTATTCTGGTTGTGGCTGATGCCTATGAATCACTCAGCAATGATCAGGTCTTTCGCCGGGCGAAAGCTCACGATGAAATTCTCAAGCTGCTCAATGAGAATGCGGGGACTCAGTTCGATGGGAACATTGTTTCGGCATTGCAGCGCTGGATTCATACCTATGGGCCGCCGGCGCTTGACGGCACCATGAATGATGATGATTCACTGATTCACTACTATCAGCCTGCCAGCGATGCGGAGCTTGCTGAAGCTGCCAATCTCAGTCATTTATTCAGCTATCTGCAAACTCTCGATGAACTGTATGACGGATTCAGTATCATCGATTGCAGTCGTCGTATGCTGGTCTGGAATCGTGGAGCGGTCAAAACTCATCGTCGGCCAGCAAGGGAAGTGCTCAATACCATCTGGAAGCCGCAGGTTTTTGGATATGCCGACGACCGGGGTGTGCCACTGGCTACATCGCAGTGTCCGTTGGAGGCCATCTTTGCCACGGGCAGCAGCTATGCTGCGACCTTGAATATGACGGATGGAGAAGGAGAGCCAGTGAGTGTCGAACTCCAGGCTTTTCCACTGATTGATAGAAATCAGCGGCTGCAGGCTGTGGCAGAAATCTACCGCCGCACAGAACGTGATGAAACCAGTCACGTTTCACCGGAAGTGCATGCCCTCAAAATGATGGCCAGTCGCGATGCTCTGACGCGAGTCGCGAATCGTGGCGAGCTCGACAGTCAGATCGAACAACTATTGAAGAAGTACAATTCCGAGAGCCAGAACGAGGTTTTCAGCGTCATATTTGTCGATGCCGATCATTTCAAGAGCATTAACGATAAACATGGTCACACCGTGGGTGATCAGGTCCTTGTGGAACTGGCACGACTGCTCCAGCACGAGTCGTATTCAGGCGAGATTATTGGTCGCTATGGCGGTGAAGAGTTTATTGTGCTCTGTCCTGCGACAGATGTGGAACTGGCAGTTCGTAAAAGCGAACGCTTCCGCATGAGTATTCAATCGATGCGGTTTGCCGACTATCCCTCATTGCGAATCACTGCGTCGTTTGGGGTATCCCAGGTCGTCAATGGGGATACGGTCGCTTCGCTAGTCGAGCGGGCTGATAAAGCGCTCTATCAGGCGAAGCAGACGGGTCGGAATCGCACCTGCCATTTAATGACCACAGATTCCCGTCGGTCGGCCCATCGCTTTTCGACCGATGAAGAGGAAGATCCACTGCGATTGATTCAGCGTTTTTACATAGGGGTGGGGCAAAGCGTGGTCCCCAAGATGGCGGGATTTGTCGAAGCTCATCGGGCCAAATTGCTGGTTGTTGAGCCAGGCCGGGTCAAAATGCAGTGTGGGCAGGGGACGATTTTCGGCATGTGGGGTTGGACGAACAGCACTCGTCCCGTGATTCTTGAGATTGTGCTTCCAGAGCTTGTGGAAGAGCAGCGTGGGCATGCGTCGAGGCGTGGCCCGAATTCACCAGAGGCGATCTGCGTCACAATCCAACCCAAAGGGCGGCCGAACTCGCAAGCGATTTTTCAGAATCGTGCCAAACTGTTAATGCAGGATCTGAAAAGCTACCTCGTCCCGTGCGACCGCCAACCGGGTATTGGTGGGTAA
- a CDS encoding DUF1559 domain-containing protein: protein MPSAAKPLSTTNRRGFTLIELLVVIAIIAILIALLLPAVQQAREAARRSQCRNNLKQIGLALHNYHDNYNAFPPGALAMNVTTGVAYKLGDAEPSRSNVGGGWGWSTFILPFIDQAPLYSSLNPNGNNFPLNPTALTRTILPVYICPSEASPNIVRAQALGGDGISDGHAKLSYPAIWGSTTVNYVDTRSGVNKGIFAYNSATRIRDVTDGTSNTLMVTERLYDGGDSETRRGGIWAGRSSGATNANSGNKYSNLVRAENLPDWLIKGTNNNAPTSFHTGGVHFVMADGSVRFLSENTDGNTYQRLGQMADGQVLGEF from the coding sequence ATGCCTTCTGCTGCAAAGCCATTATCGACGACGAATCGCCGTGGATTTACTCTGATTGAACTTCTTGTCGTCATTGCCATCATCGCGATCTTGATTGCCTTGTTGCTACCTGCCGTCCAGCAGGCACGGGAAGCAGCTCGCCGTTCACAGTGCCGTAACAATCTCAAGCAGATTGGGCTGGCACTCCATAACTATCACGATAACTACAATGCATTTCCGCCCGGGGCTCTGGCGATGAATGTCACCACAGGAGTGGCGTATAAGCTGGGTGATGCCGAGCCAAGCCGCTCCAATGTGGGTGGCGGCTGGGGATGGAGTACTTTTATTCTGCCGTTTATTGATCAGGCTCCGCTCTATTCATCTCTCAATCCCAACGGAAACAACTTCCCTCTCAACCCCACAGCATTAACCCGAACGATCCTGCCAGTTTATATCTGCCCTTCAGAAGCCAGCCCGAACATTGTCCGTGCTCAGGCCTTGGGGGGTGATGGAATCAGCGATGGTCATGCCAAGCTCTCGTATCCTGCGATCTGGGGGAGCACCACGGTCAACTATGTTGATACCCGCTCGGGTGTCAATAAGGGCATCTTTGCCTACAACAGTGCGACTCGTATTCGCGACGTTACTGATGGAACCAGCAACACCTTGATGGTCACCGAACGACTTTACGATGGCGGTGATTCCGAAACTCGCCGCGGAGGGATCTGGGCAGGTCGATCTTCTGGTGCGACCAATGCCAACTCCGGTAATAAATACTCCAATCTCGTACGTGCTGAGAACCTGCCCGACTGGCTAATCAAAGGGACCAACAATAATGCCCCTACCAGCTTCCACACCGGTGGTGTCCATTTTGTGATGGCAGATGGAAGTGTCCGCTTCCTCAGCGAAAACACCGATGGCAACACTTACCAGCGCCTGGGCCAAATGGCCGATGGCCAGGTGTTAGGTGAATTCTAA
- a CDS encoding Gfo/Idh/MocA family protein yields the protein MSHSLHSEILESRRPDVPLRAGMVGFGMIFDETYRPFFEQAGQRGFYSPDVGVITCELAAVVSLTGRRAEAYRAQAPHHLATFTNETGEQGLQRLLQSSTGAALDAVCIATPDDRHFNAARLALIAGKHVLIEKPSVLSLSELDELHRLAQHHQRLVRVVYHKLFDPDHKRLRTLVVDGVLSHVNHGYCSLLEPKSVGMGQFATWNHGRNPGTYVACHYLKLIDFTFGGRLVSVSATGQRGLAGTIDGPTWDSTQLRVTYAYPDQRTASFDIHTSWVTPDNFPGYVEQEVQFRFDNGVWNGHSRKRGIELTVEGRTPHELKTTINTHYNGQAIEPWNERTQRGYGIEAIERFFREVAYIEYGSTGTRTSRLEEINLLAFSSLSADRPVVAAVQALEAILASSVNSCPDGVVRVDTPEGGLTLWLPGAAHPVVLYAPKVYQDE from the coding sequence ATGAGTCACTCGCTCCACTCAGAAATTCTGGAGAGTCGTCGTCCCGATGTTCCACTGCGGGCCGGGATGGTGGGTTTCGGCATGATCTTCGACGAGACCTATCGGCCATTTTTCGAACAAGCCGGTCAGCGAGGGTTCTACTCACCCGATGTCGGTGTCATCACTTGCGAACTGGCAGCTGTTGTCAGCCTCACAGGTCGCAGGGCCGAAGCCTACCGGGCTCAGGCACCGCATCATTTAGCAACCTTTACCAATGAAACGGGCGAGCAGGGCCTGCAAAGGCTGTTGCAAAGCTCGACAGGGGCTGCACTCGATGCCGTTTGTATTGCGACACCTGATGATCGACATTTCAATGCTGCCCGGCTCGCCTTAATCGCCGGTAAGCACGTGCTGATTGAGAAACCATCAGTGCTTTCATTGAGCGAACTCGATGAACTGCATCGTCTGGCACAGCATCACCAGCGACTCGTGCGAGTCGTCTATCACAAACTGTTCGACCCCGACCATAAGCGTCTCCGAACACTGGTGGTCGATGGAGTTCTATCGCACGTCAATCATGGCTATTGCTCGCTGTTAGAACCGAAGTCAGTGGGCATGGGGCAGTTTGCCACCTGGAATCATGGCCGCAATCCAGGCACTTACGTCGCGTGCCATTATCTCAAGCTGATTGATTTCACCTTTGGTGGCCGACTCGTCTCAGTCAGTGCGACCGGCCAGCGCGGATTAGCCGGCACGATTGACGGCCCAACCTGGGACAGCACTCAACTGCGCGTCACTTACGCTTATCCCGATCAGCGAACTGCCAGTTTTGATATCCATACCTCCTGGGTGACGCCCGATAACTTCCCCGGTTATGTCGAGCAGGAGGTGCAGTTCCGATTTGATAACGGCGTCTGGAATGGCCATTCCCGCAAGCGAGGTATTGAACTGACCGTCGAAGGACGCACGCCGCATGAACTCAAAACCACCATCAATACACATTACAACGGTCAAGCCATTGAACCCTGGAATGAGCGCACTCAAAGAGGTTATGGCATCGAAGCGATTGAGCGGTTCTTCCGCGAAGTGGCTTATATCGAATACGGATCGACGGGCACTCGAACATCGCGATTGGAGGAGATCAACTTGTTAGCATTTTCGAGCCTGAGTGCAGATCGGCCTGTCGTCGCAGCGGTACAGGCTTTAGAAGCGATCCTTGCCTCCAGCGTCAATTCCTGCCCGGATGGTGTGGTGCGCGTCGATACTCCAGAAGGTGGCCTGACGTTATGGCTCCCCGGTGCGGCTCATCCAGTGGTTCTTTATGCCCCGAAAGTCTACCAGGATGAATGA
- a CDS encoding response regulator transcription factor — protein MRILVVEDEEAIAEGLKFNFEQEGYEVVVATDGHEALAAVSQTDTEEFALIVLDLMLPGLSGYEVLRELRQKLVMTPVLVLSARTLSEDKILAFDLGGDQYMTKPFALREILSRVKSLIHRHQSIRSSTPPVPVEPAPAAEQTSSTPGSSPGRFQFGRVIVNFQTFQVSVGERVHSLTTLELELLKYFIEHQGEVLSRTRILNHVWDEHAEVTTRTIDNFVLRLRKLIEPDPSKPVHILSVRGTGYRFLPFPSSQDVTDEEVAE, from the coding sequence ATGAGAATTCTCGTCGTTGAAGATGAAGAAGCGATTGCCGAAGGTCTGAAATTCAACTTCGAGCAGGAAGGTTATGAAGTTGTCGTCGCGACCGATGGTCACGAGGCTCTGGCTGCTGTCTCACAGACGGATACTGAAGAATTCGCCCTGATTGTGCTCGATTTGATGCTCCCGGGACTTTCAGGCTACGAGGTCTTGCGCGAACTTCGCCAGAAACTTGTGATGACGCCTGTCTTGGTACTCTCCGCCCGGACACTGAGTGAAGACAAGATTCTCGCGTTCGATCTGGGTGGTGATCAGTATATGACCAAACCCTTCGCCCTGCGCGAGATTTTGAGCCGGGTGAAAAGCCTGATTCATCGTCATCAGTCGATTCGGTCATCCACTCCACCAGTCCCGGTTGAGCCTGCACCTGCTGCTGAGCAAACCAGTTCGACTCCGGGCTCATCTCCTGGCAGATTTCAGTTTGGCCGGGTAATCGTCAATTTTCAGACATTCCAGGTCTCTGTCGGTGAGCGTGTGCATAGCCTGACCACGCTGGAACTCGAATTGCTGAAATACTTTATTGAGCATCAGGGCGAAGTCCTTTCACGCACCAGAATTCTCAATCATGTGTGGGATGAACATGCCGAAGTCACCACACGCACTATCGATAATTTTGTGTTGAGGCTTCGAAAACTGATTGAACCCGATCCTTCAAAACCGGTGCATATTCTCTCGGTTCGTGGGACCGGATATCGGTTTCTTCCATTCCCTTCGTCGCAAGATGTTACTGATGAAGAGGTTGCGGAATGA
- a CDS encoding DUF1501 domain-containing protein — translation MYDQIAARFSRRTVLSSLAGSLAGLTLGTGLSRWAGANSEVQNAASVVGEPHFPPRAKRVIFLFMHGGVSQVDTFDYKPELSKLDGKTLPFQAAANIDAKPVLMQSPWKFNQYGESGAWCSELFPHIVQQIDRLCIIKSMHSRGQSHGQAVSMLHTGSDNLVRPSVGAWVSYGLGCENENLPAFVSIGPSAGHGGPRNYGAAFLPAIHQATTIGRQGRLGNGQIDFLSQATPEQLELVRAIQKISQKHLDRVGPDPQLQGAIETYDLAYRMQAAAPDVLDLSHETEATKVAYGIGEKATDEFGRQCLLARRLVESGIRYVELSTGNVWDQHGGLRAGHAKNSMAVDQPIAALLNDLDQRGLLDETLVVWAGEFGRTPIVQGNDGRDHNPQGFTVWLAGGGVRSGFSYGETDEVGYFAAQDRVHMHDLHATMLHLLGIDHERLTYKYAGRDFRLTDVHGRVVKEILV, via the coding sequence ATGTACGATCAGATTGCTGCCAGATTCTCCCGACGGACGGTCCTTTCCTCGCTGGCAGGAAGTCTGGCGGGATTAACACTGGGGACAGGTCTTTCCCGCTGGGCAGGTGCCAATAGCGAGGTTCAGAACGCAGCGTCTGTCGTGGGAGAACCTCACTTTCCTCCCCGCGCGAAACGGGTCATTTTCCTGTTCATGCATGGCGGTGTCAGTCAGGTCGATACCTTCGATTACAAGCCCGAACTTTCCAAACTGGATGGCAAAACGTTGCCCTTTCAGGCAGCAGCGAACATCGATGCCAAGCCGGTGTTGATGCAGTCTCCCTGGAAGTTCAACCAGTATGGAGAATCGGGGGCCTGGTGTTCGGAACTCTTCCCCCACATCGTCCAGCAGATCGACAGGCTGTGCATTATCAAGTCGATGCACAGCCGGGGGCAATCGCATGGTCAGGCGGTTTCGATGTTGCATACCGGAAGTGATAATCTGGTGCGGCCTTCTGTCGGTGCCTGGGTCTCTTATGGTCTGGGCTGCGAAAACGAGAATCTGCCCGCTTTTGTTTCAATTGGCCCTTCGGCAGGTCATGGCGGGCCACGCAATTATGGCGCTGCCTTTCTGCCTGCCATCCATCAGGCCACAACGATTGGCAGACAGGGCCGGCTGGGAAATGGACAGATTGATTTTCTGAGTCAGGCGACACCTGAGCAGCTCGAACTTGTGCGTGCCATTCAGAAGATCAGTCAGAAACATCTGGATCGTGTGGGCCCGGATCCTCAATTGCAGGGGGCGATTGAAACTTACGACCTCGCTTATCGAATGCAGGCCGCTGCACCGGATGTGCTCGATCTCTCGCATGAGACGGAAGCAACGAAGGTGGCTTACGGGATAGGCGAAAAAGCGACCGACGAGTTTGGCAGACAATGCCTGCTGGCCCGTCGACTGGTGGAATCGGGTATTCGATATGTGGAGTTATCCACAGGGAACGTCTGGGATCAGCATGGCGGGTTACGAGCGGGCCATGCCAAGAATTCGATGGCCGTCGATCAACCGATTGCAGCTCTGTTGAATGATCTTGATCAACGGGGATTGCTCGATGAGACACTTGTGGTGTGGGCGGGCGAGTTCGGTAGAACGCCGATCGTGCAGGGTAATGATGGACGCGATCATAATCCGCAGGGGTTTACGGTCTGGCTGGCTGGTGGTGGTGTGAGAAGTGGATTCTCGTATGGCGAAACCGATGAGGTGGGCTATTTCGCTGCCCAAGATCGCGTGCATATGCACGATCTGCATGCCACGATGCTGCACCTTTTAGGGATCGACCATGAGCGGCTGACGTACAAATATGCGGGCCGCGACTTCCGACTGACCGATGTGCATGGGCGAGTCGTCAAGGAGATCCTGGTCTAG